A genomic window from Sceloporus undulatus isolate JIND9_A2432 ecotype Alabama chromosome 9, SceUnd_v1.1, whole genome shotgun sequence includes:
- the LOC121915538 gene encoding transmembrane emp24 domain-containing protein 10-like: protein MEPGMLVALLVLSVVGGARGLSFQLPPQTRKCLKEELHRDVMVTGEYELSEAAAPGIRTDLRVTDSSGHILYSKDEAKKGKFAFTTDDYEIYEICFESHGQPGNFRVPDQLVTLNIKHGVEARNYEDIAKAEKLKPLEVDLRRLEDLSESIVKDFAFMKQREEEMRDTNESTSARVFYFSIFSMLCLVGLATWQVFYLRRFFKAKKLIE, encoded by the exons ATGGAGCCGGGGATGCTGGTGGCCTTGCTGGTGCTGTCGGTGGTCGGGGGCGCCCGGGGCCTCTCCTTCCAGCTCCCGCCGCAGACCCGCAAGTGCCTCAAGGAGGAGCTCCACCGGGACGTCATGGTCACCGGCGAGTATGAGCTCTCCGAGGCCGCGGCCCCGGGGATCCGCACCGACCTCCGg GTGACAGACTCCTCTGGACACATCCTCTACTCCAAGGACGAAGCCAAGAAGGGGAAATTTGCCTTCACCACCGACGATTACGAAATCTATGAGATTTGCTTTGAGAGCCATGGGCAGCCAG GGAACTTCCGGGTCCCTGACCAACTGGTCACTCTCAATATCAAGCATGGCGTGGAAGCCCGGAATTACGAGGAT ATTGCGAAGGCAGAGAAACTCAAGCCCCTGGAGGTGGATCTGCGTCGGCTTGAGGACCTTTCCGAATCCATCGTCAAAGACTTTGCTTTCATGAAGCAACGCGAGGAAGAGATGCGGGACACCAATG AATCCACCAGCGCCCGCGTTTTCTACTTCAGCATCTTCTCCATGCTTTGCCTCGTGGGTCTGGCCACTTGGCAAGTCTTCTACCTCAGACGTTTCTTCAAGGCTAAGAAACTCATTGAGTGA